In Stieleria varia, one genomic interval encodes:
- a CDS encoding lactate racemase domain-containing protein, with the protein MLFSSDVPNLASDAVWEYESGSDAELSDVIDEVVKSLNAPLDFPGIDAAIVPGDRVAIALDPNVPQIGEVVSGLLRALHQSDIGDVDIVLWDEATEQTVQEVRSVAGECAVIVHQSRRRGQLRYLGADGDAEPIYLNRAVIDADFVLPVHAIRADDVELKRDLTGIFPSLADSATVSRFLNADRGFDQPLAVGKMSAETRWLLGVQLVLGVTANAKGLVGNVFAGTPDAIGGQVTSRVNEPDSVPPKAELVVASLDGESRQQTWANAIRAAHAALRFVADGGTIVIWTDIEEPPTGRLTRVDSDMDESESAMQAEESDDDEDDTEAKDGFPPSHQNNAWARVLQRIMQEHRVLVRTRLDPTVLESMGVGVIQSPAELEKLSQSFPTCGVLRAAQFAGASYPGAAVAD; encoded by the coding sequence GTGTTGTTTTCCAGTGACGTCCCGAATCTTGCGTCGGACGCGGTGTGGGAGTACGAAAGTGGTTCAGACGCGGAGTTGTCCGACGTGATCGATGAGGTGGTCAAGTCGCTCAATGCCCCCTTGGACTTTCCCGGCATTGATGCAGCCATCGTTCCTGGCGACCGCGTTGCCATCGCACTGGACCCCAATGTTCCTCAAATCGGCGAAGTCGTATCAGGCCTTTTGCGAGCGTTGCATCAGTCCGATATTGGTGACGTGGACATCGTCCTGTGGGACGAGGCGACGGAACAAACCGTTCAGGAGGTTCGCTCGGTCGCCGGCGAGTGTGCCGTGATTGTGCATCAGTCCCGCCGACGTGGCCAATTGCGATATTTGGGTGCGGATGGGGATGCGGAACCGATCTATCTCAATCGAGCCGTGATCGATGCGGATTTCGTATTGCCTGTGCACGCGATTCGTGCGGACGACGTCGAGCTGAAACGTGATCTGACGGGGATCTTTCCCTCGCTCGCCGATTCAGCAACCGTTTCGCGATTCCTGAATGCCGATCGGGGATTTGATCAGCCGTTGGCCGTGGGCAAGATGTCCGCTGAGACTCGGTGGCTGTTGGGCGTTCAGCTTGTGCTGGGAGTGACCGCCAATGCAAAGGGACTCGTTGGCAACGTTTTTGCGGGGACACCGGATGCGATCGGAGGGCAAGTGACGTCGAGAGTCAACGAGCCGGATTCCGTGCCACCCAAGGCTGAATTGGTGGTCGCATCGCTGGACGGTGAGTCACGGCAGCAGACGTGGGCCAACGCGATTCGCGCCGCACATGCGGCGCTTCGGTTTGTCGCCGATGGTGGGACGATCGTGATTTGGACTGATATCGAAGAGCCGCCCACGGGGCGTTTGACCCGAGTGGATAGCGACATGGATGAATCGGAGTCCGCGATGCAGGCAGAAGAGTCGGATGATGACGAAGACGACACTGAGGCCAAAGATGGCTTTCCTCCCTCTCATCAAAACAATGCTTGGGCACGAGTACTGCAAAGAATCATGCAGGAGCATCGCGTCTTGGTAAGGACGCGATTGGATCCCACAGTATTGGAGTCGATGGGGGTGGGAGTCATCCAATCGCCCGCCGAATTGGAAAAACTAAGTCAATCCTTTCCTACTTGTGGCGTTCTCCGTGCGGCTCAGTTCGCCGGTGCGTCATACCCTGGCGCGGCCGTGGCAGATTAG
- a CDS encoding HEAT repeat domain-containing protein, with amino-acid sequence MDADFHESQNPFSIFAQQQRQPRQAFLSAAKLLILCVIAFIVLVTATGTWQRWTVQRMADRLPQLSADEKCAALTQLARHDVLAIATLTQSLTDESAMVSAHANELISQAQRQWLTLPAKERLLRQTTLATALSELRPSSSSETQVVAVARDLIRDSSGAADEESRRVYELALTAIANTSRGDDPAIDTTSERGQLAFDGQTSLPAMSDTPLPLGNTNVQWTDWPPSAPTVVKASVQTLREVDVSTVVLGQPRVAVTEDTVDARDIEPATARQTPVITPTVHLAADPIDSLANDSLATCLAGLQSPSRLVRLRAIESLSQSTDPQARQILVEHLPVETDQTAAFRIRKALQP; translated from the coding sequence ATGGATGCCGATTTCCACGAATCGCAAAATCCCTTTTCGATCTTCGCTCAGCAACAACGTCAACCACGACAGGCTTTCCTATCAGCAGCCAAGTTGCTGATCCTTTGCGTGATCGCCTTCATCGTCTTGGTGACCGCAACGGGCACTTGGCAACGCTGGACGGTGCAGCGAATGGCAGACCGATTGCCGCAACTCTCTGCTGATGAAAAATGCGCAGCGCTGACTCAACTCGCCCGACACGACGTCCTGGCGATTGCGACGTTGACGCAGTCCTTGACGGACGAGTCCGCGATGGTCTCCGCCCACGCAAACGAGCTGATCTCCCAAGCTCAGCGGCAATGGCTAACGCTGCCGGCCAAAGAGCGGCTTCTGCGTCAAACAACGTTGGCGACCGCATTGTCAGAACTGCGACCATCGTCGTCCTCAGAAACACAAGTCGTCGCCGTCGCTCGGGACCTGATTCGAGACTCATCCGGCGCCGCGGACGAAGAATCACGACGAGTCTACGAACTCGCACTGACCGCCATCGCAAACACATCGAGGGGCGATGATCCGGCGATCGACACTACCAGTGAGCGTGGTCAGCTAGCATTCGACGGCCAAACTTCCTTGCCTGCGATGTCTGATACACCCTTGCCGCTGGGCAACACAAACGTGCAGTGGACCGACTGGCCGCCCTCGGCTCCGACGGTCGTCAAAGCTTCGGTTCAAACTTTGCGCGAAGTGGACGTCAGCACCGTGGTCCTGGGACAACCTCGCGTCGCTGTGACGGAAGACACTGTCGACGCACGAGATATCGAACCCGCTACGGCTCGGCAAACCCCGGTGATCACACCGACCGTCCATCTGGCTGCGGACCCGATCGATTCACTGGCAAACGACTCGTTGGCGACTTGCCTGGCCGGACTGCAAAGCCCCAGCCGACTGGTGCGACTGCGAGCAATCGAGTCACTTTCACAGAGCACCGATCCCCAGGCCCGACAAATCCTGGTTGAACACCTGCCGGTGGAAACCGACCAAACGGCCGCCTTTCGAATCCGCAAAGCCCTACAGCCTTAG